The DNA segment cgctcccTCCCCCGCTCCCGCCATCTGTCCAGCCTCCTTGGTGCttatttcctcttcctcccccgCGGCCGGCCACCGTGGTCGTAGCCGCCGCGTCCACCTCTTCCTCCTGCTTGCTGTTCATGGCCTCCTCGTCCTCCGTATGAGGAATGTTCATAGCCCCCTCTCCCGCCTCCTCGTCCTCCTGCTGGTTGCTGGGGGCCATCTTGCCTCTTCTGCCATGGTGGCATCTCTGCGGGTGGAGGTTCGATTTCATTGGGCCTACCTCCTCTGTCAGGAACTCTGCCCATCAACACCTTATTGATGGCACAGGCAGTCTTTTCTCTTATAGAGCCACTGCTCGTCCTTAAGATCTTTGACAAGTCTTGTCTTGCAGCCAAAAGGTGGGCAATAGAAATAGTACTTTTAGGAGATAAGACTGAGCGTTTTGGCTGGTAAACCTTCGCCAGTTTTTCTGTTTGACTCTTAGCTCTGTCAGACCAGACAAAAGACTGGACCGTGACGTCCAAACGTTTTATTAGCAGCTTTCTCCGAACTTCATATTCATTGGCCACAACTTGGTTAATTGCTTCTATCTTTTCTCAGTGGGCTGGTCCCATTGGCTTCTTCAATAAAGGCTTTCCCACGTGATTAGGTGGAACTTTTGCTAatgtttcctttaatttttttttcaacccCGCTGAAGAATTGGAACATAGTTATATTGGCTGGAGGTTTGGACATTCCTAGAGCAATACATATGCCTTTCAACTCTTGAAAGACCTCACTACCGCCTCCTTCTTGAGCTTTTTTTGGAAGAGTATTCACACAGAGCATTCTGGCAGCTTCTAGTTCTGAGATGAGGTATGTGAGCAAAAGGAGGCAGTTCTTCTGAATGAGAAGGCGCTTGGTCACATCCCCAGATGTCAGTGAAAGATATGGACAGTTCATCTCCCCTAGTAGCCCACTCATCTCAAGCTGGAATTCTTCAGCTTCACTTGGGCTGTTAGTTGCTTGCACATTTTCCTCTAGTTTACAGAGCACTCTAAATTCAGACACCAACCAAGCACAGAGTTTGGTAAACTCAGGGGAACTGGCTCCAGCAGTGACAGCCTGAGACAGAGCTCCATCTTCTAACAATGGACCCTTGTAACCGAGATCTTCCAACGACTCCAAGATGTCAGTCTCCATGAGGTCACACTCCATGCTACTGTGATATTCAAATTTCCGAGTTGTCAGGCTCCCCTCTTCCCCGGCAACCTGCAATACAGTGTTAATAGAATTGGCATGCTGTATAATACATCTCTGTGACTTACGTATTTTCAACTGGAAGTTTTATATGCTTTCATCCCCTTTGGCTCTTTTTCCCTTCATTACCAACAAAGTCCGTCACAGTTTCTTAATGCTGACAGATCATCTTCTGACTCCTGTGATGATCTACAGGAAATACCTTTAGGTAACACTGACTTCTTATGGTTCACTGATGGCTCTTACTTAAAAGGTGATGATGCAAATGCTGTGCTAAGTATGCTACTGcaatttcttttgatgttgttaAGATAGTATCTTTACCTGACGGCAACTCTGGCCCAACTGTCTGAATTATACGCTCTTACATAGGCTTGCACTTTAGCCCAGGACAAAGCTGCCCGTATTTACGTTgatagtaaatatattttctgttcagttttgGTGATTTCTACTATTCTCTTCAAATTCACCGATTCATTTGTCTGTATTATCTACTGTTGactccttctagtgtattttaaaCTTAATTATTGTACCCTTCAGCTCTGTTTGGTTCTTCTGTAtgttttctaactctttgttaaaCTTCTCACTGTGTTCGTCCATTCTTGTTCCAAGTTTGTTGAGCATATTTATGATCATTACCTTGAATTCTTTACTGGGTAGACTGCTTGTCTCCACTTTGCTTAGTTCTTCTGGGGTTTtgtcttgttctttcatttgaaatATCTTCCTCTGCATCCTCATTTTGACtaattctctgtttttatttctatggaTTATTAATAGGTAGATTGGCTACATTTCCCaatcttggagaagtggccttatGGAGGAGATGCCCTTGGGGCCCAGCAGTACACTCTCCTCTGGTCATCAGAGCTATATTCTCTAAGACTGTCCCTATGTGGGCTGCATGGACCTTTCTGTTGTGACAAGGTGACAACTGTGGGCAGGCTGGTAGGTGGGGCTGGGCCCAAGTGTGTCCTGGGGCTTGTGACAGCCTGCTGGTGGCTAGAACTGGGTACCCACTTGGCTTGGCCTGCTGTCTGACATTTTAAACTGCCTAATGGAGCATCAAGGTCTGGCAGATGGATTTCTTACAACTTCCCATGTCCAGTGGATATAAATAAGTTTTAGTCATTATCTGTATGTTTTCGCACTAGACTGAAGCCTTCTTTTGCAAGCAGGCTTTTGCCTCTTCTGTGACTAAATTCCATTTGGAAACCATTATCCCTACCTGGGGAACTCCTCTCAAACTACATAGTGATCAAGGAACCCATTTTACTGGTCAGATACTTTGGCAAGTTTGCACTGTTTGGCcagttgaagtgagaaatagatttaagggcctagatctgatagatagagtgcctgatgaactatggaatgaagttcatgacattgtacaggagacagggatcaagaccattcccatagaagagaaatgcaaaaaagcaaaatggctgtttggggaggtcttactaatagctgtgaaaagaagagaagcgaaaagcaaaggagacaaggaaagatataaacatctgaatacagggttccaaagaataacaaaaagagataaaaaagccttcttcagcgatcaatgcaaagaaatagaggaaaacaacagaatgggaaagactagggatctcttcaagaaaatcagagataccaaaggaacatttcatgcaaagatgagcttgataaaggacagaaatggtatggacctaacagaagcagaagatattaagaagagatggcaagaatacacagaagaactgtacaaaaaagatcttcacgacccagataatcacaatggtgtgatcactgacctagagccagacatcctggaatgtgaagtcaagtgggccttagaaagcatcactacgaacaaagctagtggaggtgatggaattccagttgagctattccaaatcctgaaagatgatgctgtgaaagtgctgcactcaatatgccagcaaatttggaaaactcagcagtggccacaggactggaaaaggtcagttttcattccagtcccaaataaaggcaatgccaaagaatgctccaactactgcacaattgcactcatctctcacgctagtaaagtaatgctcaaaattctccaagccaggcttcagcaatatgtgaactgtgaacttcctgacgttcaagctggttttagaaaaggcagaggaaccagagatcaaattgccaacatccgctggatcatcaaaaaagcaagagagttccagaaaacatctatttctgctttattgactatgccaaagcctttgactgtgtggatcacaataaactgtggacaattctgaaagagatgggaataccagatcacctgacctgcctcttgagaaatctgtatgcaggtcaggaagc comes from the Bubalus kerabau isolate K-KA32 ecotype Philippines breed swamp buffalo chromosome 1, PCC_UOA_SB_1v2, whole genome shotgun sequence genome and includes:
- the LOC129641619 gene encoding LOW QUALITY PROTEIN: protein FAM98A-like (The sequence of the model RefSeq protein was modified relative to this genomic sequence to represent the inferred CDS: deleted 2 bases in 2 codons; substituted 1 base at 1 genomic stop codon) translates to MECDLMETDILESLEDLGYKGPLLEDGALSQAVTAGASSPEFTKLCAWLVSEFRVLCKLEENVQATNSPSEAEEFQLEMSGLLGEMNCPYLSLTSGDVTKRLLIQKNCLLLLTYLISELEAARMLCVNTLPKKAQEGGGSEVFQELKGICIALGMSKPPANITMFQFFSGVEKKLKETLAKVPPNHVGKPLLKKPMGPAHXEKIEAINQVVANEYEVRRKLLIKRLDVTVQSFVWSDRAKSQTEKLAKVYQPKRSVLSPKSTISIAHLLAARQDLSKILRTSSGSIREKTACAINKVLMGRVPDRGGRPNEIEPPPAEMPPWQKRQDGPQQPAGGRGGGRGGYEHSSYGGRGGHEQQAGGRGGRGGYDHGGGRGGGRGNKHQGGWTDGGSGGGSGGGGGYQEGGYRDSGFQPSGYHGGHSGGYQGGGYGGFQTTTYTGSGYQGGGYQQDNRYQDGGHHSDRGGGRGGRGGRGGRGGRAGQGGGWGGRGSQNYHQGGQFEQHFQHGGYQYNHSGFGQGRHTS